The Pantoea vagans genome includes a window with the following:
- a CDS encoding efflux RND transporter periplasmic adaptor subunit, producing the protein MKNFQRSVIAGLVMLVAACDQNSNQQAPNTATEVGVKTLQSESVTLDSQLAGRVTGSMTSEVRPQVEGIIQKRLFTEGDEVKAGQVLYQIDPASYQASYDQAVAQLKNAQALVKSSKLKAERYAALVKENGVSRQDADDALATYQQNVASVDQYRAAVESARINLNYTRITAPISGRIGISSVTPGALVTASQTTALATIRALDPIYVDLTQSSVQLLKLKRQQASLQQSTDEVPVTVKLEDGSAYDHPGKLELTEVSVDEATGTVTLRAIFPNPQHELLPGMYVRANVTNGVKTNAILAPQQGITRDAKGNATALVVDKENKVESREVVADRVIGNKWLITSGLNSGDKLIVEGTGKVQAGMSVKAVEVTPNDKAATSEGN; encoded by the coding sequence GCAAAGCGAATCAGTCACGCTGGACAGCCAACTCGCCGGGCGCGTCACGGGCAGCATGACATCAGAAGTAAGGCCTCAGGTTGAGGGCATTATTCAGAAACGCCTGTTCACTGAGGGCGATGAAGTGAAAGCCGGGCAGGTGCTGTATCAGATCGATCCTGCCAGCTACCAGGCCAGTTACGACCAGGCAGTGGCGCAGTTGAAAAATGCGCAGGCACTGGTAAAAAGCAGCAAATTGAAAGCGGAACGTTATGCCGCGCTGGTGAAAGAAAATGGCGTATCGCGTCAGGATGCTGACGATGCGCTGGCCACCTATCAGCAGAATGTGGCGTCAGTTGATCAATATCGTGCTGCCGTTGAAAGCGCGCGCATCAACTTGAACTACACGCGTATTACCGCACCGATCAGCGGTCGTATTGGTATTTCATCGGTTACGCCAGGTGCACTGGTGACTGCCAGCCAAACCACCGCGCTGGCAACCATCCGCGCTTTAGATCCTATTTATGTCGACCTGACCCAATCCAGCGTGCAGTTACTAAAACTGAAGCGCCAGCAGGCCTCACTGCAGCAGAGCACGGATGAAGTGCCGGTGACAGTGAAACTGGAAGATGGCAGCGCCTATGACCATCCCGGCAAACTGGAACTGACGGAAGTGTCCGTGGATGAAGCGACCGGCACCGTCACGCTGCGCGCGATCTTCCCCAATCCGCAGCATGAACTTCTGCCCGGCATGTATGTGCGAGCCAACGTGACGAACGGCGTAAAAACCAATGCGATTCTGGCACCGCAGCAGGGCATCACTCGTGACGCCAAAGGCAATGCCACGGCTTTGGTGGTAGATAAAGAGAACAAAGTAGAAAGCCGTGAAGTGGTGGCAGATCGCGTGATTGGTAACAAATGGCTGATTACCTCGGGGCTCAACAGTGGCGACAAACTGATTGTGGAAGGCACCGGTAAAGTGCAGGCAGGCATGAGCGTCAAAGCGGTGGAAGTGACGCCAAACGATAAAGCCGCGACCAGCGAGGGCAACTGA